The following proteins are co-located in the Physeter macrocephalus isolate SW-GA unplaced genomic scaffold, ASM283717v5 random_58, whole genome shotgun sequence genome:
- the PRX gene encoding periaxin isoform X3, producing MLTLFFLEPRTQEAQGTGGAPEAARPQRKGASPADDCAPPQAGLLLGGGACSQAVVRGQLGWRGGPSPLLIPTLTSPFKPSLLLSSSPGLKPPSLPLQAQRQLLHAELKLVLQQKGERKQESGAQVTPSSAMEARSRSAEELRRAELVEIIVETEAQTGVSGINVAGGGKEGIFVRELREDSPAARSLSLQEGDQLLSARVFFENFKYEDALRLLQCAEPYKVSFCLKRTVPTGDLALRPGTVAGYEIKGPRAKVAKLNIQSLSPVKKKKMVVPGALGVPADLAPVDVEFSFPKFSRLRRGLKAEAVKGPVPAAPTRRRLQLPRLRVREAAEEAQVARLAAATPPPRKAKAEAEVAAGARFTAPQVELVGPRLPGAEVGVPQAAAPKGEVAPAAEVVSGFALHLPTLGLGAPAAPAVEPAAGGIQVPQVELPTLPSLPTLPTLPCLETREGAAAVTVPTLDVAAPTVEVDLALPGAEVEARVEAPEVALKMPRLSFPRFGARAKEAAETKVAKGSPEARVKGPKLRMPTFGLSLLEPRPAAPEAVESKLKLPTIKMPSFGIGVSPPEVKVPKGPEVKLPKAPDIKLPKMPEAALPDVRLPEVELPKVSEMKLPKVPELAVPEVRLPEVQLPKVPEMKCPEMKLPRVPELAVPDVQLPEVQLPKVPEVQLPKVPEMKCPEMKLPRVLELAVPEVRLPEVQLPKVPEVKLPEMKLPKVPEMAVPEVRLPEVQLPKVSEVKLPKLPEMVVPDVHLPEVQLPKVSEMRLPEVQAPKVPDVHLPKAPEVKLPKAPEVQLKAARAEEAEGVEFGFKMSKMAVPKLGRAESPSQGKPGEASAEVSGKLVTLPCLKPEVGSEARVGVPPLTLPSVELDLPGAFGLEGQVAAADMGKVEQSEAPGVVAGVGEMAFWLPSVEIVTPQLPTVEAEEGQVDVTEVKVKPSSKFSLPKFGLSGPKVTKAEAEGAGRAAKLKVSKFAISLPRARVGTEAEARGTGEAGLLPALDLSIPQLSLDSHLPAGKVEAAGTDAKLRGPRFGLPKFGVRGRDSEAGELVPGAAELEGKSRGWDARVKMPKLKMPSFGLARGKEAEMQGARVSPGEKPESTAVQLQIPEVELVTLGAQEEGQMSATRQVGAEGQDAGPRVPLCISLPQVELPSFGEAGLAATPGQQAKSAPPPAEGTPGYRIQVPQVTLSLPEAQVVGGELLVGEGVFKMPAVTVPQLELDVGLSREVQVGEAATGEGGLRLKMATLGARDAAGAEGPRDQPPGAERTFHLSLPDVELSPPAVGSHAEYQVSEGEGDAGHKLKVRLPRFGLARAKEGVEEAEKAKNPKLRLPRVGFSQSEAAGGEGSPSPEDEEEEGCGEGASGRRGRVRVRLPRVGLATPSKASRGQEGEAAPKSPGGEKSPKFRFPRVSLSPKAQEEGGFRVRLPNVGFSETPPGPARMEGAQAAVI from the exons ATGCTCACGTTATTCTTCTTAGAGCCCCGGACCCAGGAGGCCCAAGGAACTGGAGGTGCCCCTGAG GCAGCGAGACCCCAGAGGAAGGGCGCGAGCCCCGCAGACGACTGTGCACCACCCCAGGCTGGGCTCCTGTTAGGAGGGGGTGCTTGTTCCCAGGCAGTGGTAAGAGGACAGCTGGGATGGCGGGGGggcccttctccccttctcatACCCACCTTGACCTCTCCCTTTAAGCCCAGCCTTCTCCTCTCATCCTCTCCTGGCCTCAAgcctccatccctgcccctgCAGGCTCAGAGGCAGCTGCTCCATGCAGAACTGAAACTGGTCCTGcagcagaagggagagaggaagcaggagtCTGGGGCCCAGGTGACTCCCAGCAGCGCCATGGAGGCCAGGAGCCGGAGTGCTGAG GAGCTGAGGCGGGCGGAGTTGGTGGAGATCATAGTGGAGACGGAGGCGCAGACCGGGGTCAGCGGCATCAACGTAGCAGGCGGCGGCAAGGAGGGAATCTTCGTCCGCGAGCTGCGTGAGGACTCACCTGCGGCCAGGAGCCTCAGCCTGCAGGAAG GGGACCAGCTGCTGAGCGCCCGAGTGTTCTTCGAGAACTTCAAGTACGAGGACGCACTACGCCTGCTGCAATGCGCCGAGCCTTACAAGGTCTCCTTCTGCCTGAAGCGCACTGTGCCCACCGGGGACCTGGCGCTGCGGCCTGGGACCGTGGCCGGCTACGAGATCAAGGGCCCGCGGGCCAAGGTGGCCAAGCTG aacATCCAGAGTCTGTCCCctgtgaagaagaagaagatggtgGTGCCCGGGGCCCTGGGGGTCCCTGCAGACCTGGCCCCTGTTGACGTCGAATTCTCCTTTCCCAAGTTCTCCCGTCTGCGTCGAGGCCTCAAAGCCGAGGCTGTCAAGGGTCCTGTCCCAGCTGCCCCCACCCGCCGGCGCCTCCAGCTGCCTCGGCTACGTGTCCGAGAAGCGGCTGAAGAGGCCCAGGTAGCCCGACTGGCCGCTGCCACTCCTCCCCCCAGGAAGGCCAAAGCAGAGGCCGAGGTGGCTGCAGGAGCCCGATTCACAGCTCCCCAGGTGGAGCTGGTTGGGCCTCGGCTGCCGGGTGCTGAGGTGGGTGTCCCCCAGGCCGCAGCCCCCAAGGGAGAGGTGGCCCCTGCAGCTGAGGTAGTCAGCGGCTTTGCCCTCCACTTGCCAACCCTTGGGCTGGGAGCCCCAGCGGCACCTGCCGTGGAGCCTGCGGCTGGAGGGATCCAGGTCCCCCAGGTGGAGCTGCCCACCTTGCCCTCGCTCCCCACTCTACCCACACTTCCCTGCCTGGAGACCCGGGAAGGGGCTGCGGCAGTGACGGTGCCCACCCTGGACGTGGCAGCGCCTACCGTGGAGGTGGACCTGGCCTTGCCTGGTGCAGAGGTGGAGGCCCGAGTAGAGGCGCCTGAGGTGGCCCTGAAGATGCCCCGCCTCAGTTTCCCCCGCTTTGGGGCTCGAGCAAAGGAAGCTGCTGAGACCAAGGTGGCCAAGGGCAGCCCTGAGGCCAGGGTGAAGGGGCCCAAACTTCGAATGCCCACCTTTGGGCTTTCTCTCCTGGAGCCCCGGCCCGCTGCCCCTGAAGCCGTTGAGAGCAAGCTGAAGCTGCCCACCATCAAGATGCCCTCCTTTGGCATCGGGGTCTCGCCGCCTGAGGTCAAGGTGCCCAAGGGGCCTGAGGTGAAGCTCCCCAAGGCCCCAGACATCAAGCTCCCCAAAATGCCCGAGGCGGCCCTTCCAGATGTGCGACTCCCAGAGGTGGAGCTCCCCAAAGTGTCAGAGATGAAACTCCCAAAGGTGCCCGAGCTGGCCGTGCCAGAGGTGAGGCTTCCAGAGGTGCAACTCCCGAAGGTGCCCGAGATGAAATGCCCCGAGATGAAACTCCCGAGGGTGCCGGAGCTGGCCGTGCCAGACGTGCAGCTCCCAGAGGTGCAGCTGCCCAAAGTCCCTGAGGTGCAACTCCCGAAGGTGCCCGAGATGAAATGCCCCGAGATGAAACTCCCGAGGGTGCTGGAGCTGGCCGTGCCAGAGGTGAGGCTCCCAGAGGTGCAGCTGCCGAAAGTTCCTGAGGTGAAACTCCCCGAGATGAAGCTCCCGAAGGTGCCCGAGATGGCTGTGCCAGAGGTGCGACTCCCAGAGGTACAGCTGCCCAAAGTCTCGGAGGTGAAACTCCCCAAGTTGCCCGAGATGGTCGTGCCGGACGTGCACCTCCCGGAAGTGCAGCTGCCAAAGGTGTCGGAGATGCGGCTGCCGGAAGTGCAGGCGCCAAAGGTCCCAGATGTGCATCTGCCAAAGGCACCTGAGGTGAAGCTGCCCAAGGCTCCAGAGGTGCAGCTAAAAGCTGCCAGGGCAGAGGAGGCAGAGGGGGTGGAATTCGGCTTCAAGATGTCCAAGATGGCCGTGCCCAAGCTGGGGAGGGCAGAGTCCCCATCTCAAGGCAAGCCAGGTGAGGCTAGTGCTGAGGTCTCGGGGAAGCTGGTGACACTCCCCTGTCTGAAGCCAGAGGTGGGCAGCGAGGCTCGTGTGGGTGTCCCCCCTCTCACACTGCCCTCAGTGGAACTAGACCTGCCTGGGGCCTTCGGCCTGGAGGGGCAGGTCGCAGCAGCCGACATGGGCAAGGTGGAGCAGTCAGAAGCCCCTGGGGTGGTAGCAGGGGTCGGGGAAATGGCCTTCTGGTTGCCCTCCGTTGAGATCGTCACGCCACAGCTGCCCACAGTGGAGGCTGAGGAAGGGCAAGTAGACGTGACGGAGGTGAAAGTCAAGCCTTCCTCCAAGTTCTCCCTGCCCAAGTTTGGACTCTCGGGGCCAAAGGTGACCAAGGCAGAGGCTGAGGGGGCTGGACGAGCCGCCAAGCTAAAGGTGTCCAAGTTTGCCATCTCCCTCCCCAGGGCTCGGGTGGGCACCGAGGCGGAGGCCAGAGGAACGGGGGAGGCAGGCCTGCTGCCCGCCCTCGATCTGTCCATCCCACAGCTCAGCCTGGATTCCCATCTGCCCGCAGGCAAGGTGGAGGCGGCAGGGACTGATGCCAAgctcagggggcccaggttcggcCTGCCCAAGTTTGGGGTCAGAGGCCGGGACAGCGAGGCCGGAGAGCTAGTGCCAGGGGCGGCTGAGTTGGAGGGCAAGAGCAGGGGTTGGGATGCGAGGGTGAAGATGCCCAAGCTGAAGATGCCCTCCTTTGGGCTGGCTcgagggaaggaagcagaaatgCAGGGGGCGCGAGTCAGCCCCGGGGAAAAGCCAGAGTCCACGGCTGTGCAGCTTCAGATCCCTGAGGTGGAATTGGTTACTCTGGGGGCCCAGGAGGAAGGGCAAATGTCCGCAACCAGGCAGGTGGGCGCCGAGGGCCAGGATGCGGGGCCGAGGGTGCCGCTATGCATCTCCCTGCCCCAGGTGGAGCTGCCCAGCTTTGGGGAGGCTGGCCTGGCTGCCACCCCCGGGCAGCAGGCCAAGAGTGCACCTCCTCCAGCAGAGGGCACACCAGGCTATAGGATCCAGGTGCCTCAGGTGACCTTGTCTCTACCTGAAGCCCAGGTGGTGGGTGGTGAGCTGCTCGTGGGTGAGGGTGTCTTCAAGATGCCCGCTGTGACAGTGCCCCAGCTTGAGCTGGACGTGGGGCTGAGCCGAGAGGTGCAGGTGGGTGAGGCAGCCACAGGTGAGGGCGGGCTGAGGCTGAAGATGGCCACGCTGGGGGCTAGAGATGCGGCGGGGGCTGAGGGGCCCAGGGACCAGCCCCCAGGGGCCGAGCGCACCTTCCACCTCTCGCTGCCCGACGTGGAGCTCTCCCCGCCCGCTGTGGGCAGCCATGCTGAATACCAGGTGTCCGAGGGCGAGGGCGATGCCGGACACAAGCTCAAGGTGCGGCTGCCCCGGTTCGGCCTGGCACGGGCCAAGGAGGGGGTTGAGGAGGCCGAGAAGGCCAAGAACCCAAAACTCCGGCtgccgcgcgtgggcttcagcCAGAGCGAGGCGGCCGGTGGGGAAGGCTCCCCCAGCCCCGAGGACGAGGAAGAGGAGGGCTGCGGGGAAGGGGCCTCCGGGCGCCGAGGCCGCGTCCGAGTCCGCTTGCCCCGTGTGGGCCTGGCTACCCCTTCCAAGGCCTCTCGGGGGCAGGAGGGCGAGGCGGCCCCCAAGTCACCTGGAGGGGAGAAGTCACCCAAGTTCCGCTTCCCCCGGGTGTCCCTAAGCCCCAAGGCCCAGGAGGAAGGTGGATTCCGGGTCCGGCTGCCCAACGTGGGGTTTTCGGAGACCCCTCCAGGCCCCGCGAGGATGGAGGGGGCTCAGGCTGCCGTCATCTGA
- the PRX gene encoding periaxin isoform X1 has product MATPRRPPQELRRAELVEIIVETEAQTGVSGINVAGGGKEGIFVRELREDSPAARSLSLQEGDQLLSARVFFENFKYEDALRLLQCAEPYKVSFCLKRTVPTGDLALRPGTVAGYEIKGPRAKVAKLNIQSLSPVKKKKMVVPGALGVPADLAPVDVEFSFPKFSRLRRGLKAEAVKGPVPAAPTRRRLQLPRLRVREAAEEAQVARLAAATPPPRKAKAEAEVAAGARFTAPQVELVGPRLPGAEVGVPQAAAPKGEVAPAAEVVSGFALHLPTLGLGAPAAPAVEPAAGGIQVPQVELPTLPSLPTLPTLPCLETREGAAAVTVPTLDVAAPTVEVDLALPGAEVEARVEAPEVALKMPRLSFPRFGARAKEAAETKVAKGSPEARVKGPKLRMPTFGLSLLEPRPAAPEAVESKLKLPTIKMPSFGIGVSPPEVKVPKGPEVKLPKAPDIKLPKMPEAALPDVRLPEVELPKVSEMKLPKVPELAVPEVRLPEVQLPKVPEMKCPEMKLPRVPELAVPDVQLPEVQLPKVPEVQLPKVPEMKCPEMKLPRVLELAVPEVRLPEVQLPKVPEVKLPEMKLPKVPEMAVPEVRLPEVQLPKVSEVKLPKLPEMVVPDVHLPEVQLPKVSEMRLPEVQAPKVPDVHLPKAPEVKLPKAPEVQLKAARAEEAEGVEFGFKMSKMAVPKLGRAESPSQGKPGEASAEVSGKLVTLPCLKPEVGSEARVGVPPLTLPSVELDLPGAFGLEGQVAAADMGKVEQSEAPGVVAGVGEMAFWLPSVEIVTPQLPTVEAEEGQVDVTEVKVKPSSKFSLPKFGLSGPKVTKAEAEGAGRAAKLKVSKFAISLPRARVGTEAEARGTGEAGLLPALDLSIPQLSLDSHLPAGKVEAAGTDAKLRGPRFGLPKFGVRGRDSEAGELVPGAAELEGKSRGWDARVKMPKLKMPSFGLARGKEAEMQGARVSPGEKPESTAVQLQIPEVELVTLGAQEEGQMSATRQVGAEGQDAGPRVPLCISLPQVELPSFGEAGLAATPGQQAKSAPPPAEGTPGYRIQVPQVTLSLPEAQVVGGELLVGEGVFKMPAVTVPQLELDVGLSREVQVGEAATGEGGLRLKMATLGARDAAGAEGPRDQPPGAERTFHLSLPDVELSPPAVGSHAEYQVSEGEGDAGHKLKVRLPRFGLARAKEGVEEAEKAKNPKLRLPRVGFSQSEAAGGEGSPSPEDEEEEGCGEGASGRRGRVRVRLPRVGLATPSKASRGQEGEAAPKSPGGEKSPKFRFPRVSLSPKAQEEGGFRVRLPNVGFSETPPGPARMEGAQAAVI; this is encoded by the exons ATGGCGACCCCTCGCCGCCCTCCGCAGGAGCTGAGGCGGGCGGAGTTGGTGGAGATCATAGTGGAGACGGAGGCGCAGACCGGGGTCAGCGGCATCAACGTAGCAGGCGGCGGCAAGGAGGGAATCTTCGTCCGCGAGCTGCGTGAGGACTCACCTGCGGCCAGGAGCCTCAGCCTGCAGGAAG GGGACCAGCTGCTGAGCGCCCGAGTGTTCTTCGAGAACTTCAAGTACGAGGACGCACTACGCCTGCTGCAATGCGCCGAGCCTTACAAGGTCTCCTTCTGCCTGAAGCGCACTGTGCCCACCGGGGACCTGGCGCTGCGGCCTGGGACCGTGGCCGGCTACGAGATCAAGGGCCCGCGGGCCAAGGTGGCCAAGCTG aacATCCAGAGTCTGTCCCctgtgaagaagaagaagatggtgGTGCCCGGGGCCCTGGGGGTCCCTGCAGACCTGGCCCCTGTTGACGTCGAATTCTCCTTTCCCAAGTTCTCCCGTCTGCGTCGAGGCCTCAAAGCCGAGGCTGTCAAGGGTCCTGTCCCAGCTGCCCCCACCCGCCGGCGCCTCCAGCTGCCTCGGCTACGTGTCCGAGAAGCGGCTGAAGAGGCCCAGGTAGCCCGACTGGCCGCTGCCACTCCTCCCCCCAGGAAGGCCAAAGCAGAGGCCGAGGTGGCTGCAGGAGCCCGATTCACAGCTCCCCAGGTGGAGCTGGTTGGGCCTCGGCTGCCGGGTGCTGAGGTGGGTGTCCCCCAGGCCGCAGCCCCCAAGGGAGAGGTGGCCCCTGCAGCTGAGGTAGTCAGCGGCTTTGCCCTCCACTTGCCAACCCTTGGGCTGGGAGCCCCAGCGGCACCTGCCGTGGAGCCTGCGGCTGGAGGGATCCAGGTCCCCCAGGTGGAGCTGCCCACCTTGCCCTCGCTCCCCACTCTACCCACACTTCCCTGCCTGGAGACCCGGGAAGGGGCTGCGGCAGTGACGGTGCCCACCCTGGACGTGGCAGCGCCTACCGTGGAGGTGGACCTGGCCTTGCCTGGTGCAGAGGTGGAGGCCCGAGTAGAGGCGCCTGAGGTGGCCCTGAAGATGCCCCGCCTCAGTTTCCCCCGCTTTGGGGCTCGAGCAAAGGAAGCTGCTGAGACCAAGGTGGCCAAGGGCAGCCCTGAGGCCAGGGTGAAGGGGCCCAAACTTCGAATGCCCACCTTTGGGCTTTCTCTCCTGGAGCCCCGGCCCGCTGCCCCTGAAGCCGTTGAGAGCAAGCTGAAGCTGCCCACCATCAAGATGCCCTCCTTTGGCATCGGGGTCTCGCCGCCTGAGGTCAAGGTGCCCAAGGGGCCTGAGGTGAAGCTCCCCAAGGCCCCAGACATCAAGCTCCCCAAAATGCCCGAGGCGGCCCTTCCAGATGTGCGACTCCCAGAGGTGGAGCTCCCCAAAGTGTCAGAGATGAAACTCCCAAAGGTGCCCGAGCTGGCCGTGCCAGAGGTGAGGCTTCCAGAGGTGCAACTCCCGAAGGTGCCCGAGATGAAATGCCCCGAGATGAAACTCCCGAGGGTGCCGGAGCTGGCCGTGCCAGACGTGCAGCTCCCAGAGGTGCAGCTGCCCAAAGTCCCTGAGGTGCAACTCCCGAAGGTGCCCGAGATGAAATGCCCCGAGATGAAACTCCCGAGGGTGCTGGAGCTGGCCGTGCCAGAGGTGAGGCTCCCAGAGGTGCAGCTGCCGAAAGTTCCTGAGGTGAAACTCCCCGAGATGAAGCTCCCGAAGGTGCCCGAGATGGCTGTGCCAGAGGTGCGACTCCCAGAGGTACAGCTGCCCAAAGTCTCGGAGGTGAAACTCCCCAAGTTGCCCGAGATGGTCGTGCCGGACGTGCACCTCCCGGAAGTGCAGCTGCCAAAGGTGTCGGAGATGCGGCTGCCGGAAGTGCAGGCGCCAAAGGTCCCAGATGTGCATCTGCCAAAGGCACCTGAGGTGAAGCTGCCCAAGGCTCCAGAGGTGCAGCTAAAAGCTGCCAGGGCAGAGGAGGCAGAGGGGGTGGAATTCGGCTTCAAGATGTCCAAGATGGCCGTGCCCAAGCTGGGGAGGGCAGAGTCCCCATCTCAAGGCAAGCCAGGTGAGGCTAGTGCTGAGGTCTCGGGGAAGCTGGTGACACTCCCCTGTCTGAAGCCAGAGGTGGGCAGCGAGGCTCGTGTGGGTGTCCCCCCTCTCACACTGCCCTCAGTGGAACTAGACCTGCCTGGGGCCTTCGGCCTGGAGGGGCAGGTCGCAGCAGCCGACATGGGCAAGGTGGAGCAGTCAGAAGCCCCTGGGGTGGTAGCAGGGGTCGGGGAAATGGCCTTCTGGTTGCCCTCCGTTGAGATCGTCACGCCACAGCTGCCCACAGTGGAGGCTGAGGAAGGGCAAGTAGACGTGACGGAGGTGAAAGTCAAGCCTTCCTCCAAGTTCTCCCTGCCCAAGTTTGGACTCTCGGGGCCAAAGGTGACCAAGGCAGAGGCTGAGGGGGCTGGACGAGCCGCCAAGCTAAAGGTGTCCAAGTTTGCCATCTCCCTCCCCAGGGCTCGGGTGGGCACCGAGGCGGAGGCCAGAGGAACGGGGGAGGCAGGCCTGCTGCCCGCCCTCGATCTGTCCATCCCACAGCTCAGCCTGGATTCCCATCTGCCCGCAGGCAAGGTGGAGGCGGCAGGGACTGATGCCAAgctcagggggcccaggttcggcCTGCCCAAGTTTGGGGTCAGAGGCCGGGACAGCGAGGCCGGAGAGCTAGTGCCAGGGGCGGCTGAGTTGGAGGGCAAGAGCAGGGGTTGGGATGCGAGGGTGAAGATGCCCAAGCTGAAGATGCCCTCCTTTGGGCTGGCTcgagggaaggaagcagaaatgCAGGGGGCGCGAGTCAGCCCCGGGGAAAAGCCAGAGTCCACGGCTGTGCAGCTTCAGATCCCTGAGGTGGAATTGGTTACTCTGGGGGCCCAGGAGGAAGGGCAAATGTCCGCAACCAGGCAGGTGGGCGCCGAGGGCCAGGATGCGGGGCCGAGGGTGCCGCTATGCATCTCCCTGCCCCAGGTGGAGCTGCCCAGCTTTGGGGAGGCTGGCCTGGCTGCCACCCCCGGGCAGCAGGCCAAGAGTGCACCTCCTCCAGCAGAGGGCACACCAGGCTATAGGATCCAGGTGCCTCAGGTGACCTTGTCTCTACCTGAAGCCCAGGTGGTGGGTGGTGAGCTGCTCGTGGGTGAGGGTGTCTTCAAGATGCCCGCTGTGACAGTGCCCCAGCTTGAGCTGGACGTGGGGCTGAGCCGAGAGGTGCAGGTGGGTGAGGCAGCCACAGGTGAGGGCGGGCTGAGGCTGAAGATGGCCACGCTGGGGGCTAGAGATGCGGCGGGGGCTGAGGGGCCCAGGGACCAGCCCCCAGGGGCCGAGCGCACCTTCCACCTCTCGCTGCCCGACGTGGAGCTCTCCCCGCCCGCTGTGGGCAGCCATGCTGAATACCAGGTGTCCGAGGGCGAGGGCGATGCCGGACACAAGCTCAAGGTGCGGCTGCCCCGGTTCGGCCTGGCACGGGCCAAGGAGGGGGTTGAGGAGGCCGAGAAGGCCAAGAACCCAAAACTCCGGCtgccgcgcgtgggcttcagcCAGAGCGAGGCGGCCGGTGGGGAAGGCTCCCCCAGCCCCGAGGACGAGGAAGAGGAGGGCTGCGGGGAAGGGGCCTCCGGGCGCCGAGGCCGCGTCCGAGTCCGCTTGCCCCGTGTGGGCCTGGCTACCCCTTCCAAGGCCTCTCGGGGGCAGGAGGGCGAGGCGGCCCCCAAGTCACCTGGAGGGGAGAAGTCACCCAAGTTCCGCTTCCCCCGGGTGTCCCTAAGCCCCAAGGCCCAGGAGGAAGGTGGATTCCGGGTCCGGCTGCCCAACGTGGGGTTTTCGGAGACCCCTCCAGGCCCCGCGAGGATGGAGGGGGCTCAGGCTGCCGTCATCTGA